A region from the Acidimicrobiales bacterium genome encodes:
- the hemA gene encoding glutamyl-tRNA reductase, whose translation MNHRTVPLELLERLTVSDERLPKALHDLRERDDVAEAVVLSTCNRTEIYAQVERFHGGVGDVRDFLAELGFLAPEEFSDHLYTFHDTAAVAHLFSVVAGLDSVVLGESEILGQVRTAWESAVAEGTTGTALNTLFRHALEVGKRVRTETAIGRHTASVSHAAVALATERLGGLDGRRVLVLGAGEMAEGMVVALAKAGVSEVLVANRTWDRAHELAERVGGRAVRLTDLAAAMAQVDLLLTSTGATSVLVDHADLEPVVEARSGRNLLIVDVAVPRDVDPTAADLPGVTLLDMDDLRTFADAGLAERQREVAQVRDLIDEEVSRHRDLVVSRQAAPLVVALRERVEELRAAEVERLGRRLDDGERAALEEASRSLVAKLLHEPTVRVKGAAGTARGERLADALRDLFDLDV comes from the coding sequence GTGAACCACCGCACCGTGCCCCTCGAGCTCCTCGAGCGGCTGACGGTGTCGGACGAGCGGCTGCCCAAGGCGCTGCACGACCTGCGCGAACGGGACGACGTGGCCGAGGCCGTGGTGCTCTCCACCTGCAACCGCACCGAGATCTACGCCCAGGTCGAGCGCTTCCACGGCGGGGTGGGCGACGTGCGCGACTTCCTCGCCGAGCTCGGCTTCCTCGCCCCCGAGGAGTTCTCCGACCACCTCTACACCTTCCACGACACCGCTGCGGTGGCGCACCTGTTCAGCGTGGTGGCCGGGCTCGACTCGGTGGTGCTCGGCGAGAGCGAGATCCTGGGCCAGGTCCGTACCGCCTGGGAGTCGGCCGTTGCCGAGGGCACCACGGGCACCGCCCTCAACACGCTCTTCCGCCACGCCCTCGAGGTGGGCAAGCGGGTCCGCACCGAGACCGCCATCGGACGCCACACCGCCTCGGTCTCGCACGCCGCGGTGGCCCTCGCCACCGAGCGCCTCGGCGGGCTCGACGGCCGCCGGGTCCTCGTGCTCGGTGCCGGCGAGATGGCCGAGGGCATGGTCGTGGCGTTGGCCAAGGCCGGCGTGAGCGAGGTGCTCGTCGCCAACCGCACCTGGGACCGGGCCCACGAGCTCGCCGAGCGCGTCGGAGGCCGGGCCGTCCGCCTCACCGACCTGGCCGCCGCCATGGCCCAGGTCGACCTGCTCCTGACCTCCACCGGCGCCACGTCGGTGCTCGTCGACCACGCCGACCTCGAACCGGTGGTCGAAGCCCGGTCGGGGCGCAACCTGCTCATCGTCGACGTGGCCGTCCCCCGCGACGTCGACCCGACGGCCGCCGACCTGCCCGGTGTGACCCTGCTCGACATGGACGACCTGCGCACCTTCGCCGACGCCGGCCTGGCCGAGCGCCAGCGCGAGGTCGCCCAGGTGCGCGACCTGATCGACGAGGAGGTGTCGCGCCACCGGGACCTGGTCGTGTCCCGCCAGGCGGCGCCGCTCGTCGTCGCCCTGCGGGAGCGGGTCGAAGAGCTCCGGGCCGCCGAGGTCGAGCGACTCGGCCGCCGCCTCGACGACGGCGAGCGGGCCGCCCTCGAGGAGGCCAGCCGCAGCCTCGTCGCCAAGCTGCTCCACGAGCCAACCGTGCGCGTCAAGGGCGCTGCCGGCACGGCCAGGGGAGAGCGCCTGGCCGACGCCCTGCGCGACCTGTTCGACCTCGACGTCTAG
- a CDS encoding bifunctional precorrin-2 dehydrogenase/sirohydrochlorin ferrochelatase has protein sequence MPVEGPQYPVNLIVSGHRCLVVGGGAVAEGKVAGLVAAGARVLVVAPDVRPSIEAMDGVAVERRPYRPGEVAGHRLVITATDDPAVNRQVYLDGETAGVWVNSADDPASCSFTLPAVVRQGPITVTVATGGHSPAMATWLRRHVQGELGPEYVTLLDLLAERRTELREQGVSTEGLSWQEVLDSGMLDLVRSGNIAEARERLQACL, from the coding sequence GTGCCCGTCGAGGGCCCCCAGTACCCGGTCAACTTGATCGTCTCTGGCCACCGGTGCCTGGTGGTGGGCGGTGGCGCGGTGGCCGAGGGCAAGGTGGCCGGTCTGGTCGCGGCAGGTGCCCGGGTGCTGGTGGTCGCCCCCGACGTGCGCCCCTCGATCGAGGCCATGGACGGCGTCGCCGTCGAGCGCCGGCCCTACCGGCCGGGCGAGGTGGCGGGCCACCGGCTGGTGATCACCGCCACCGACGATCCGGCCGTCAACCGCCAGGTGTACCTCGACGGCGAGACCGCCGGTGTGTGGGTCAACAGCGCCGATGACCCGGCGAGCTGCTCGTTCACCCTGCCGGCCGTGGTGCGCCAGGGGCCGATCACGGTCACCGTCGCCACCGGCGGCCACAGCCCCGCGATGGCCACCTGGCTGCGGCGTCACGTGCAGGGCGAGCTCGGTCCTGAGTACGTGACCCTCCTCGACCTGCTGGCCGAGCGCCGCACCGAGCTGCGGGAACAGGGGGTCAGCACCGAGGGTTTGAGTTGGCAGGAGGTCCTCGACTCGGGGATGCTTGACTTGGTCAGGTCCGGGAACATCGCAGAAGCAAGGGAGCGGCTGCAGGCGTGTCTGTGA